A genomic window from Desulfovibrio gilichinskyi includes:
- a CDS encoding STT3 domain-containing protein: MRQEFQKPAWMNDWKVFLIFSLISFAFAFGLRCLDLPKWSDPSFMVHGEYIMGTHDAYYWLAGAKGVGSAVGNPMSELIRFLGSLTGIQYGNIAFWLPAVFAGFCAIAAFSWGMLVRGPWVGLVSAIYATSIPAYYFRTRLSYYDTDVVTLFFPLLISVLLARWVSQGIRTSWLPQKGKEIEFNPTLTDYCLPILAGAIAAYGKLWHSDVLTFGIMVALIAIGLSVVCGTKNNRSELLRGLVLFFLVAFVGWFGLVLAVLFLIVLSFPAVRKHKFYNNTYLYLLILLAIFVLSGLGQDLIAVISDKISAYIKPVADISSDISGPQYPGIAQSVIEAQNISFDALFANLTGSTLLGWLGFLSFVFVVLVRPNSIFLAPFAAITFAAVYMGGRFAMFGGIALGLGLSFALACFIERYANFTTNKLVLGVVQSLVMVGLLFSNIMPMYEGAPATPIMGQSHAKALIEAGKKMPNNSTVWTWWDWGYATMYYSGVNSFANGGNHAGRTLYPLAFVYTTPSCAQANQMIKFSAVNKNNPANVWDKMSGKDVEKMISSFADVNYNFKPKGKQYIVVTWENLRLAYWILYYGSWDTSIGGGAHPVQSLITTPFTLQGETGVIDIENEGKVDLSGYIILDKSGTKSKFFPANNGPTLVYNSVVRQGFMVDKMETRSMLLKLLIGNPQDKSISSFFKVVYEDFPSVRVLEVL; the protein is encoded by the coding sequence ATGAGGCAGGAATTTCAAAAACCGGCTTGGATGAATGATTGGAAAGTCTTTTTAATTTTTTCATTGATTTCTTTTGCTTTCGCATTTGGACTTAGGTGTCTTGATTTGCCTAAATGGAGTGACCCATCATTCATGGTTCATGGTGAATACATCATGGGAACACATGATGCATATTATTGGCTTGCTGGAGCAAAAGGGGTTGGAAGTGCCGTAGGCAATCCTATGTCGGAGCTGATACGTTTTCTCGGGAGTTTAACTGGTATTCAATACGGAAATATTGCGTTTTGGCTTCCGGCTGTATTTGCAGGTTTTTGTGCAATCGCCGCATTTTCGTGGGGTATGCTGGTTCGCGGTCCTTGGGTTGGGCTGGTAAGTGCAATATATGCGACATCAATTCCTGCGTATTACTTTCGAACTAGACTTTCATACTATGATACCGATGTCGTTACTCTCTTTTTCCCTCTTTTAATTTCTGTCCTGCTTGCAAGGTGGGTTAGCCAAGGAATTAGAACCTCGTGGCTTCCTCAAAAAGGAAAAGAAATAGAATTTAATCCTACACTCACTGATTATTGTCTTCCTATTTTAGCTGGAGCCATAGCTGCGTATGGGAAATTATGGCATAGTGATGTTTTGACATTTGGGATCATGGTTGCTCTTATTGCAATTGGTCTTTCTGTTGTGTGCGGAACTAAGAATAACCGTTCTGAGTTACTGCGTGGCCTAGTTTTATTTTTTTTGGTTGCCTTTGTCGGTTGGTTTGGTCTTGTACTCGCTGTTTTATTCCTGATTGTATTGTCTTTTCCAGCTGTCAGAAAGCATAAATTTTATAATAATACTTATTTGTATTTGTTAATTCTACTGGCCATTTTTGTCTTAAGTGGATTGGGGCAAGATCTTATTGCTGTGATTTCCGACAAAATTAGTGCTTATATTAAGCCAGTCGCAGATATTTCATCAGATATTTCTGGCCCACAATACCCGGGGATAGCTCAAAGTGTCATTGAAGCTCAAAATATAAGTTTTGATGCGTTGTTTGCAAATTTGACGGGAAGTACTCTTTTAGGATGGTTAGGATTTTTATCATTCGTTTTTGTAGTATTAGTTAGGCCAAATAGTATCTTTTTGGCTCCTTTTGCCGCAATAACTTTTGCAGCCGTTTATATGGGCGGGCGTTTTGCTATGTTCGGCGGCATTGCTTTGGGGCTTGGGCTAAGTTTTGCATTAGCTTGTTTTATTGAGCGTTATGCTAATTTTACAACAAATAAATTAGTATTAGGTGTTGTTCAGTCTTTAGTCATGGTGGGCCTTCTTTTTTCAAATATAATGCCAATGTACGAAGGTGCTCCTGCAACTCCTATAATGGGGCAAAGTCACGCAAAAGCTTTGATTGAAGCTGGCAAGAAAATGCCCAATAATAGTACTGTTTGGACGTGGTGGGATTGGGGATATGCCACTATGTATTATTCTGGGGTTAATTCCTTTGCTAATGGGGGAAATCATGCAGGGCGGACACTTTATCCATTAGCTTTTGTTTATACAACACCTAGTTGCGCACAAGCGAATCAAATGATTAAATTTTCAGCTGTTAACAAAAATAATCCTGCAAATGTTTGGGATAAAATGTCAGGTAAAGATGTGGAAAAGATGATCAGTTCTTTTGCTGACGTTAATTACAATTTTAAGCCTAAGGGAAAACAGTATATAGTTGTAACTTGGGAAAATTTACGTTTAGCTTATTGGATATTGTATTATGGTTCATGGGATACTTCCATAGGCGGAGGGGCGCACCCTGTTCAAAGTTTGATAACGACACCATTTACGCTTCAAGGTGAAACTGGTGTTATTGATATTGAAAATGAAGGCAAGGTAGATCTTTCAGGCTATATTATTCTAGATAAATCCGGTACTAAAAGTAAATTTTTCCCCGCAAATAATGGTCCAACGCTTGTCTATAATAGCGTCGTAAGGCAAGGCTTTATGGTTGATAAGATGGAAACTAGAAGTATGTTATTAAAGCTTCTTATCGGCAATCCACAAGACAAGAGTATTTCTTCGTTTTTTAAAGTCGTGTATGAAGATTTTCCAAGTGTAAGAGTTTTAGAAGTTTTATAA
- a CDS encoding class I SAM-dependent methyltransferase yields MIIYKQLNDYLVSLVNNHDTVLEIAGEPNGYLLKNTSFKVTSNISKLEGLDIIYDAHNSLFKNSSFDFIFMIAAGYFMEDQYKVFSEAYRNLKDDGTFVIDTYKQKILKKLASLQDMQKVRVNIEGSLTAHGLEVFL; encoded by the coding sequence ATGATTATATACAAGCAACTTAACGATTACCTAGTAAGCTTGGTAAACAACCATGATACAGTCTTAGAAATTGCAGGCGAGCCAAATGGCTATCTATTAAAAAATACATCATTTAAAGTAACTAGTAATATTTCCAAACTTGAAGGTCTTGACATTATTTATGATGCGCATAACAGCCTATTTAAAAATAGTTCTTTTGATTTTATTTTTATGATTGCAGCAGGCTACTTTATGGAAGACCAATACAAGGTATTTTCAGAAGCTTACCGCAATCTTAAAGACGATGGAACTTTTGTAATAGATACGTACAAGCAAAAAATTCTCAAAAAACTAGCCAGTTTGCAAGACATGCAAAAAGTTCGCGTGAACATAGAGGGCTCCTTAACAGCACATGGTTTAGAGGTATTTCTATAA
- a CDS encoding lipid II:glycine glycyltransferase FemX, whose protein sequence is MKNLFKVTSTPPIDWDSWNTAHCSTAPFIQSSQWANILTEIEKSEPLYVRIYSNGSLISQSLLMKRFYYDRFTNTKKFFLPYFECLHGPIFIQNASDLNIKYTLKSLSDLAQKNLSTHFLLIPNFQQECTEINKTSLEQFGFKVKPWATYLIDLTIDYDSIRAKFSPKVRNKLNKALRSGISIKKVESYSEFETVYCPELNKIKTLAGLYGDPASRSQWTENTSNGYHYYLAYKDEQILGCIGLLVFNGTATEIGSAISPEALERKYPAQDLLHWHIITEAKKLGAKSLDLAGVNPYPETPKEHGIQSFKKKWGGQYITYNIATKNFIPAKDFLAKHTKRLIALMS, encoded by the coding sequence ATGAAAAATTTATTTAAAGTTACATCCACACCCCCAATAGATTGGGATTCTTGGAATACTGCTCATTGTAGTACCGCACCATTTATTCAGTCTTCCCAGTGGGCTAATATCTTAACAGAGATTGAAAAATCTGAGCCTCTATATGTGCGTATATACAGCAATGGATCATTAATTTCGCAAAGTTTACTTATGAAACGGTTTTATTATGACCGATTCACTAATACTAAGAAATTTTTTCTTCCTTATTTTGAATGCTTACATGGTCCTATTTTTATTCAAAATGCATCAGATCTTAATATTAAATACACACTCAAATCTTTATCTGATCTTGCTCAAAAAAATTTATCTACACATTTTTTACTAATTCCCAATTTCCAACAAGAATGCACTGAAATTAATAAAACAAGTCTTGAGCAGTTTGGTTTTAAAGTTAAGCCTTGGGCTACATATCTCATAGATTTGACAATAGATTATGACTCTATACGAGCCAAGTTTTCTCCTAAAGTTAGGAATAAACTCAATAAAGCTTTACGGTCGGGAATTAGTATAAAAAAAGTAGAATCTTATAGCGAATTTGAAACTGTTTACTGCCCAGAACTCAATAAAATTAAAACCCTTGCAGGTTTATACGGTGATCCCGCCAGTAGATCCCAATGGACTGAAAACACGTCCAATGGCTATCACTACTACTTAGCGTATAAAGATGAACAAATTCTTGGATGTATTGGCCTGCTCGTATTTAACGGAACTGCAACTGAAATTGGTTCAGCAATTTCCCCTGAAGCCTTAGAAAGAAAATACCCTGCTCAAGACCTACTACATTGGCATATTATAACTGAAGCTAAAAAATTAGGCGCGAAGAGCTTAGATTTAGCAGGAGTAAATCCTTATCCAGAGACTCCAAAAGAGCATGGTATTCAATCTTTTAAAAAGAAATGGGGAGGCCAATATATTACATACAATATTGCTACCAAAAATTTTATTCCAGCGAAAGATTTTTTAGCTAAGCATACAAAGCGTCTTATAGCTCTTATGTCATGA
- a CDS encoding GspE/PulE family protein produces MRISYDLSKVPREVVDLFLTFPQRSEFIPVEVSDREIKVLLQNESSLPMADFLAWKLGKKVTTEIVEEDQFFPLLEQALTVWEEESSIESESEEGGAGENGEDLLGWSHDDAPIVRLVNKTMHQAITSGASDIHFEGQGNNFVVRYRQDGVLKAVKRLDRGLQATIIARIKVMGEMDVAESRKPQDGRIFIKLGQKEVDVRVSTIPTMSGEKAVLRILDRSKNILNLEDLGLKGKDLELFRKVLAQPHGIILVTGPTGSGKTTSLYAGLSELPREDKNIVTVEDPVEYQLSGINQVQVNKAAGMTFATTIRSFLRQDPDIILVGEIRDQETASTAVQAALTGHLVLSTLHTNDAATAVTRMLDMGIEPFLLASSLSLVLGQRLVRVNCPHCSKTVLISEHTIKLFEDMENLPTTQTAGDGCEHCNFTGFKGRKGVYELIPVTEEMRGLIMDVVSADRIKAYAKEQGRETMVDHGIRLVRQGVTTLEEVVRVTKL; encoded by the coding sequence TTGAGAATCTCCTATGACCTTAGCAAGGTCCCTCGTGAAGTTGTGGATCTTTTTTTAACTTTCCCACAACGAAGTGAGTTTATTCCTGTGGAAGTCAGTGACCGCGAAATCAAGGTGCTGCTTCAGAATGAAAGTTCTTTACCTATGGCGGACTTTCTTGCGTGGAAGCTCGGGAAAAAGGTTACCACAGAAATTGTGGAAGAAGACCAGTTTTTTCCTCTGCTTGAGCAGGCACTGACTGTCTGGGAAGAAGAAAGTTCAATAGAATCTGAATCCGAGGAAGGCGGAGCAGGAGAAAACGGTGAAGACCTGCTGGGCTGGTCTCATGATGATGCTCCGATTGTTCGTCTTGTTAATAAGACAATGCATCAGGCCATAACCTCCGGAGCAAGTGATATCCATTTTGAGGGTCAGGGAAACAATTTTGTTGTTCGCTATCGACAGGATGGAGTGCTTAAAGCAGTAAAGCGTTTGGACAGAGGGTTACAGGCAACAATTATCGCCCGTATTAAAGTTATGGGTGAGATGGATGTTGCTGAAAGTCGTAAGCCGCAAGACGGCAGAATTTTTATTAAACTCGGGCAGAAAGAAGTTGATGTCCGTGTCTCTACAATTCCTACAATGAGCGGGGAAAAAGCTGTTCTGCGTATCCTTGACCGCTCTAAAAATATACTTAACCTCGAAGATTTAGGTCTTAAAGGTAAGGATCTTGAACTTTTCAGAAAAGTTCTGGCTCAGCCGCATGGGATTATTCTTGTGACAGGTCCTACCGGGTCCGGCAAAACTACCAGTCTTTACGCAGGACTCAGTGAATTACCGCGTGAAGATAAAAATATTGTTACAGTCGAAGACCCTGTTGAATATCAGTTGTCCGGCATAAATCAGGTGCAGGTCAATAAGGCCGCGGGTATGACTTTTGCTACCACAATCCGTTCATTTCTAAGGCAGGACCCTGACATTATTCTGGTTGGTGAAATTCGTGATCAGGAAACGGCCAGTACGGCAGTTCAGGCTGCTCTTACAGGTCATCTTGTACTTTCCACCTTGCACACTAATGACGCAGCAACGGCTGTCACCAGAATGCTTGATATGGGTATTGAACCGTTTCTGCTTGCATCTTCTCTTTCATTGGTTCTTGGGCAAAGGCTCGTCAGAGTTAACTGTCCACACTGTTCCAAAACAGTTCTGATTTCTGAACATACGATTAAGCTTTTTGAAGATATGGAAAACCTCCCTACGACTCAAACAGCCGGAGACGGTTGCGAGCATTGTAATTTTACCGGGTTCAAAGGTCGAAAAGGCGTTTACGAGTTAATCCCGGTAACCGAAGAAATGCGCGGGCTGATTATGGACGTTGTTTCTGCCGACCGCATTAAAGCATATGCCAAAGAGCAGGGGCGCGAAACTATGGTCGATCATGGAATCCGTCTTGTTCGTCAGGGAGTTACTACTCTTGAAGAAGTTGTCAGGGTTACAAAACTGTAA
- a CDS encoding nucleotidyltransferase family protein, which produces MIINKYDLNSLTVSPETPIKDCLKKLNEASLGILLVCSGNSNLIGVITDGDIRRAFLDNLSLERHCIEITCTDPLTATATTSVDEALKLMDHGKKFTVHHLPVVDQKGILKGLILRRDITGCSGENPEFKAVVMAGGFGTRLRPLTESMPKPMLKVGDRPLLERIIDQLKNAGIKHIEITTHFMPEKIIDYFGNGSNFGVDINYVSEEKPLGTAGALSLIDKPESPILVINGDILTQVDFGAMLAFHKEQKSKLTVGVRQYEFQIPYGVVECIGPKVCKLQEKPTKTFLVNAGIYLLEPEVQQMIPNNEFTNMTDLIDILLEQGRTVTSFPVMEYWLDIGQMADYNQAQTDVTTFKDKKKQHE; this is translated from the coding sequence ATGATAATAAATAAATATGACCTGAATAGCCTTACTGTTTCCCCGGAAACACCCATAAAAGACTGCCTCAAGAAATTAAACGAGGCAAGCCTTGGAATTCTTTTGGTTTGTTCTGGAAATAGCAACCTTATTGGAGTCATCACCGATGGCGATATCCGCAGAGCTTTTCTTGATAATTTGTCTCTTGAAAGACACTGCATTGAAATCACGTGTACAGATCCGCTAACAGCTACAGCAACAACTAGCGTTGATGAAGCCCTCAAGTTAATGGATCATGGCAAAAAGTTTACAGTACACCATCTTCCTGTAGTTGATCAAAAAGGAATACTAAAAGGCCTCATTTTACGCCGCGACATTACCGGTTGCAGCGGAGAAAATCCAGAATTTAAGGCCGTTGTTATGGCCGGAGGTTTTGGTACAAGACTTCGCCCGCTGACGGAATCAATGCCCAAACCAATGCTCAAAGTTGGTGACCGTCCGCTTTTAGAGAGAATTATCGACCAGCTTAAAAATGCGGGAATCAAGCACATCGAAATCACCACCCATTTTATGCCTGAAAAAATAATTGATTATTTTGGAAACGGCTCGAACTTCGGTGTTGATATTAATTACGTTTCTGAAGAGAAACCACTTGGAACAGCTGGCGCCTTATCTCTGATAGATAAACCGGAAAGCCCTATTCTCGTAATTAATGGAGATATTTTAACTCAAGTTGATTTCGGAGCCATGCTGGCCTTTCATAAAGAACAAAAATCCAAACTGACTGTTGGCGTTCGACAATATGAATTCCAAATTCCTTACGGAGTTGTTGAGTGCATAGGCCCAAAAGTCTGCAAGCTTCAAGAAAAGCCAACTAAAACCTTTCTCGTAAATGCAGGAATTTATTTGTTGGAACCAGAAGTACAACAAATGATCCCTAATAATGAATTCACCAATATGACAGACCTCATTGATATTTTGCTTGAACAAGGAAGAACTGTCACCAGCTTCCCCGTCATGGAATACTGGCTTGATATCGGACAGATGGCTGATTACAACCAAGCTCAAACAGATGTAACCACCTTTAAAGATAAGAAAAAACAACATGAATAA
- a CDS encoding acyltransferase, which yields MGFIHPTAVIDQDSSIGENTYIWQNVHIRSQAKIGSECIVGKGSFLDIESVVGNRVKIQNYVNIFRGVTIEDGVMVGPSVCFTNDMFPRAINLDGTLQDCNDWKCFKTRVKTGAGIGAGSIIVCNTTIGKWAIVGAGSVVTRDVPDYALVYGNPARVKGFVCPCGHKLDKRLKIGEVEEVTCSACKTKISLPACPELI from the coding sequence ATGGGATTTATTCACCCAACAGCAGTTATTGATCAGGATAGTTCTATTGGTGAAAACACTTACATCTGGCAGAACGTTCACATTAGATCTCAAGCAAAAATTGGATCTGAATGTATTGTTGGAAAAGGTTCTTTTCTTGACATAGAATCTGTAGTTGGCAATCGTGTTAAGATACAGAATTATGTCAATATATTTAGAGGTGTTACCATTGAAGATGGTGTAATGGTAGGACCTTCAGTGTGCTTTACTAATGATATGTTTCCAAGAGCTATTAATTTAGACGGAACCCTTCAAGATTGTAATGACTGGAAATGCTTCAAAACGAGGGTTAAAACTGGCGCAGGGATCGGCGCTGGTTCAATCATCGTATGTAATACAACTATAGGGAAATGGGCCATAGTTGGTGCTGGAAGCGTAGTTACGCGTGATGTACCAGATTATGCTCTAGTATATGGTAATCCTGCCCGAGTAAAAGGTTTTGTATGTCCTTGTGGTCATAAACTTGATAAACGTTTAAAAATTGGCGAAGTAGAAGAAGTTACGTGCTCTGCTTGCAAAACAAAGATAAGCTTACCGGCTTGTCCAGAACTAATTTAA
- a CDS encoding Gfo/Idh/MocA family protein, with amino-acid sequence MKVAVIGTGSMGQNHVRLYSDIKDCVLVGIADANSEQTKRLCSLYGGRAYSDYRELIEKEKPDAVTIALPTALHKQATMDCLEAGIHVLVEKPIAKTVAEAKEMIAKAKQVGKVLQVGHIERFNPAIQQLKQRLADNQLGKIFTIHSRRQSSYPGRITDVGVASDLATHELDMMRYISGSEVSTMTAEVSKVMNTQNEDIVFGLLRFQNGILGILDVNWVTPTKIREIAITGENGMFTVDYLNQNISLHSNYAAEQNETKSEWFTTKFGVAEGDFTSFRVEKKEPLRVEIEAFLKCCNDNGTPLVTGEDGLESLSLALQIVDCGCSSSKCKR; translated from the coding sequence ATGAAAGTTGCAGTAATTGGAACTGGGTCAATGGGACAAAATCATGTTCGCTTATACTCTGACATAAAAGATTGCGTTCTCGTTGGTATCGCAGATGCTAATAGTGAACAAACAAAGCGACTCTGCTCTCTTTATGGTGGGCGTGCATATTCAGATTACCGCGAACTTATTGAAAAAGAAAAACCTGATGCAGTGACTATAGCGCTTCCTACCGCCCTACATAAGCAAGCAACAATGGATTGCCTTGAAGCAGGAATCCACGTTTTAGTTGAAAAACCTATTGCTAAAACTGTTGCTGAAGCAAAAGAAATGATAGCAAAAGCTAAACAAGTAGGAAAAGTTCTACAAGTAGGCCATATAGAGAGATTTAATCCAGCAATTCAGCAACTTAAACAAAGACTAGCAGACAATCAGCTTGGAAAAATATTTACTATTCATTCTCGTAGGCAATCATCCTATCCTGGTAGAATAACAGATGTTGGTGTTGCAAGCGATCTAGCTACCCATGAATTGGATATGATGCGTTATATTTCTGGATCTGAGGTTTCTACTATGACGGCTGAAGTTTCGAAAGTTATGAACACTCAGAACGAAGATATTGTATTCGGCCTGTTACGCTTTCAAAACGGAATATTAGGAATCTTAGATGTTAACTGGGTCACCCCAACTAAAATTCGTGAAATTGCAATTACTGGTGAAAATGGAATGTTCACTGTTGACTACCTGAACCAAAATATATCTCTCCATTCCAACTATGCCGCTGAGCAAAATGAAACTAAGAGTGAATGGTTTACTACAAAATTTGGTGTTGCAGAAGGCGATTTTACTAGCTTCAGAGTTGAGAAAAAAGAACCATTACGTGTTGAGATTGAAGCATTTCTAAAGTGCTGCAACGACAATGGTACACCACTTGTGACAGGCGAAGATGGTTTAGAATCTTTAAGCTTAGCTCTTCAAATTGTTGATTGTGGCTGTAGCTCTTCAAAATGTAAGAGATAA
- a CDS encoding glycosyltransferase: protein MFFKKYDVGIIGNLCTVDLNIANSLAELGVKVLVFSKANSSSKGKTIDNYHNNSTAKYDIHNYRSSLDFYLQACSCKILLSFTGAVLGPMKKIYPLRFLPIFPPIINFATGSDITEFMGEKNLKSFLFRLHLRMSSMNCMVEYPHALKNILHYKIPKVYFMPFPAFRLPDKKLPFPDSKIKIIFFHPSHLDWQVSDSHKVRYSSKGNDRFIRAFIRAIKNGMNAQCVILDRGSDSSEAHSIIDQSGVKESFIWKKDLSRDELFQEFLNCHVVVDQFDVGGLGGIAAEAMASGRPVITYIEKNCSRLIYGGDTPPVMNCWSEDEIYNQILACADLDMISVKAEDSYTWVNRQHNCNIVCDKILFYISLITGQKFKDYGWNKNAYNK, encoded by the coding sequence ATGTTTTTTAAAAAATATGATGTTGGTATTATTGGAAACCTTTGTACTGTAGACCTAAATATCGCGAACTCTCTGGCTGAGCTAGGTGTTAAAGTTTTAGTTTTCAGTAAAGCCAATAGCTCCTCAAAAGGTAAAACTATTGATAATTATCATAACAACTCAACAGCAAAATATGACATACATAATTACAGAAGTTCATTAGATTTTTATTTGCAAGCTTGTTCATGCAAAATATTATTAAGCTTCACGGGGGCTGTACTCGGGCCTATGAAAAAAATTTACCCGTTACGATTCCTTCCAATATTTCCACCAATAATTAATTTTGCTACAGGTTCAGACATAACAGAATTTATGGGTGAAAAAAATCTAAAATCTTTTTTATTTAGACTTCATTTAAGAATGTCGTCCATGAACTGTATGGTCGAATACCCACATGCTCTAAAAAATATTTTACATTATAAAATTCCCAAAGTTTACTTTATGCCATTCCCTGCATTCAGACTTCCGGATAAAAAATTACCATTTCCTGATAGTAAAATAAAAATTATTTTCTTTCATCCATCTCACTTAGATTGGCAAGTCTCTGACTCACATAAGGTTAGATATTCTTCCAAAGGTAATGACAGATTTATTAGAGCCTTTATTAGAGCTATTAAGAATGGAATGAACGCACAGTGCGTAATTTTAGATAGAGGTTCTGATAGTTCTGAAGCTCATTCCATAATAGACCAATCAGGAGTCAAGGAATCTTTTATTTGGAAAAAAGATTTAAGTAGAGATGAACTTTTTCAAGAATTTCTTAATTGCCATGTAGTTGTAGACCAATTTGATGTAGGAGGTCTTGGAGGCATCGCTGCGGAAGCAATGGCTTCTGGGCGGCCGGTTATCACCTACATTGAAAAAAACTGTTCACGCCTAATATATGGAGGCGATACACCTCCAGTTATGAACTGTTGGTCTGAAGATGAAATTTATAATCAAATATTAGCATGTGCTGACCTTGATATGATCTCAGTTAAAGCCGAAGATTCATATACGTGGGTAAATAGACAGCACAATTGTAATATTGTTTGTGATAAAATTTTATTTTACATTTCGCTTATAACAGGACAGAAATTCAAAGATTACGGCTGGAACAAGAACGCTTATAACAAATAA
- a CDS encoding polysaccharide deacetylase family protein, whose amino-acid sequence MKYPQFLVKPVSNKYVARLTREIIHRFSPDDFFLKFMLQQINPLDSAAYALTFDFDFEKDIEAFPVLLDLLKEHNIKAGLAVIGKFVEKYPDIHKRAVNEGHEIINHSYTHPDNPHWAPNRYFNKLSHAEQKEEIEKAHEVYHRILGVESIGFRTPHYGNLHTESVYPILAELGYKYSSSTAACGYKGFGAPSVHSHGIIEIPTGCSLHFPLAIFDSWNMLRKNNPFLGDDDLFVKEFVETINVISKNKLFLTHYFDPYDIIKNNKIDRMLSKLSLIKTVLYRDLFS is encoded by the coding sequence ATGAAATACCCTCAATTCTTAGTCAAACCTGTTTCTAACAAATATGTTGCGCGCTTAACTAGAGAGATTATCCACAGATTCTCGCCCGATGATTTCTTCTTGAAGTTTATGCTTCAACAAATAAATCCATTAGATAGCGCTGCATACGCATTAACATTTGATTTTGATTTTGAAAAAGATATTGAAGCCTTCCCTGTACTTCTTGACCTGCTAAAGGAGCACAACATCAAAGCAGGACTGGCTGTAATCGGTAAATTTGTTGAAAAATACCCAGACATTCATAAACGTGCTGTGAATGAGGGACATGAGATAATTAACCATTCATATACCCATCCAGATAACCCTCATTGGGCACCGAACAGGTATTTCAATAAACTTTCGCATGCTGAACAAAAGGAAGAAATTGAAAAGGCTCATGAAGTCTATCACAGAATTCTTGGAGTTGAGAGTATCGGTTTCAGAACTCCGCACTACGGCAATCTTCACACAGAAAGCGTCTATCCCATACTGGCAGAGCTTGGTTATAAATACAGCAGCTCTACCGCTGCGTGCGGATACAAAGGATTCGGGGCTCCATCGGTCCACTCACATGGAATTATTGAGATTCCTACAGGATGCAGCCTCCACTTCCCTTTAGCAATATTTGATTCGTGGAACATGCTTCGTAAAAACAATCCTTTTCTGGGTGATGATGATTTATTCGTAAAAGAATTTGTAGAAACAATTAATGTGATCTCTAAGAACAAGTTATTTTTAACACATTATTTTGATCCGTATGATATAATTAAAAACAATAAAATTGACAGGATGCTTTCAAAACTATCTTTAATTAAAACAGTTTTATACCGAGATTTATTCTCATAA